Proteins from one Streptomyces sp. NBC_00390 genomic window:
- a CDS encoding chitosanase, with the protein MTRLVLFGAPVAIAAAFVSGPGGDGERPADDPALRTRQTTAPDPLKAGSESEQKKQDALIDAMPPGLAAPLKKEMAARLVASAENSTLDWRSLYGAIEYSGNGDGYVAGIIGFCSGTNDMLQLVEHFTKEHPGNPLAPYLPALRAVDGTDSREGLGPRFEAAWTKAAEDPAFRTAQDEIRDRIYFDPAVRLAKLDGLSTLGQFIYYDAMVLHGPGLGPEGFYGIREAAMRKADTAAEGGGERAYLTAFLDARRAVMIRQKSEQARDTSRIDTAQRVFLRSGNMDLATPLTWQVYGEAFRITSAQLPGRLTTPPPGSP; encoded by the coding sequence CTGACCAGACTCGTCCTCTTCGGCGCGCCCGTGGCCATCGCCGCCGCCTTCGTCTCCGGTCCGGGCGGCGACGGCGAGCGGCCGGCCGACGACCCCGCCTTGCGGACCCGGCAGACAACGGCACCCGATCCGCTGAAAGCCGGGAGCGAGAGCGAGCAGAAGAAGCAGGACGCGCTGATCGACGCCATGCCGCCCGGGCTCGCCGCCCCGCTGAAGAAGGAGATGGCGGCGCGGCTGGTGGCGAGCGCGGAGAACTCGACCCTGGACTGGCGCAGCCTGTACGGGGCGATCGAGTACTCCGGGAACGGCGACGGCTACGTCGCCGGCATCATCGGCTTCTGCTCCGGCACGAACGACATGCTCCAGCTCGTCGAACACTTCACGAAGGAGCACCCGGGCAACCCGCTGGCCCCCTACCTCCCGGCCCTGCGCGCGGTCGACGGCACCGATTCCCGGGAGGGACTCGGCCCCCGCTTCGAGGCCGCCTGGACGAAGGCCGCCGAGGACCCCGCGTTCCGCACGGCCCAGGACGAGATCCGGGACCGGATCTACTTCGATCCCGCCGTACGGCTCGCGAAACTGGACGGACTGTCCACGCTGGGCCAGTTCATCTACTACGACGCCATGGTGCTGCACGGCCCGGGCCTCGGACCTGAGGGCTTCTACGGCATCCGTGAGGCGGCGATGCGCAAGGCCGACACGGCCGCGGAGGGCGGCGGCGAGAGAGCGTATCTCACCGCCTTCCTCGATGCACGGCGTGCCGTGATGATCCGGCAGAAGAGCGAACAGGCCAGGGACACCTCCCGGATCGACACCGCACAGCGGGTCTTCCTGCGCAGCGGGAACATGGATCTGGCGACGCCGCTGACCTGGCAGGTCTACGGGGAGGCCTTCCGCATCACGTCCGCGCAGCTGCCCGGCCGGCTCACCACGCCGCCTCCCGGTAGTCCTTGA
- a CDS encoding isocitrate lyase/PEP mutase family protein — protein sequence MTNLHDLARRFHALHTPGRPLVLPNAWDTAGARIIAEAGAAAIATTSAGVAWSLDAADGDRVDRAGALARIARIAAAVDVPVSADIEGGYAADADGVAATVREVLDAGAVGVNIEDGPRPAAEHVRCIAAARAAADAAQVPLFVNARIDVYLAGIGPVGDRLEETLRRAVACVAAGADGIFVPGVVDPDTVEALAKGIDAPLNVLAGPGAPATTELGRLGAARVSVGSGIAQAVHGLVRAAAEELLTDGTYASLAGGYGYAELNALLGADGR from the coding sequence ATGACGAACCTTCACGATCTCGCCCGCCGTTTCCACGCCCTGCACACCCCCGGCCGTCCGCTGGTCCTCCCCAACGCATGGGACACCGCCGGCGCCCGGATCATTGCCGAAGCCGGCGCCGCAGCGATCGCCACCACCAGCGCGGGAGTCGCCTGGAGTCTGGATGCCGCGGACGGTGACCGGGTGGACCGCGCGGGCGCGCTCGCCAGGATCGCGCGCATCGCCGCCGCCGTCGACGTGCCGGTCTCGGCAGACATCGAGGGCGGCTACGCGGCAGACGCCGACGGGGTCGCCGCGACGGTCCGTGAGGTGCTCGACGCGGGTGCCGTCGGCGTCAACATCGAGGACGGGCCCCGGCCGGCGGCCGAGCATGTGCGATGCATCGCCGCGGCTCGCGCGGCCGCCGACGCCGCGCAGGTGCCGCTCTTCGTCAACGCCCGTATCGACGTCTATCTGGCCGGCATCGGTCCGGTGGGGGACCGGCTGGAGGAGACGCTGAGGCGGGCCGTCGCATGCGTCGCCGCCGGAGCGGACGGGATCTTCGTCCCGGGCGTCGTCGACCCGGACACCGTCGAGGCACTCGCCAAGGGCATCGACGCGCCGCTCAACGTGCTGGCGGGACCCGGTGCCCCGGCCACGACGGAACTGGGACGGCTCGGTGCGGCGCGCGTCAGTGTCGGCTCCGGGATCGCGCAGGCCGTCCACGGGCTGGTACGCGCCGCGGCCGAAGAACTGCTCACCGACGGTACGTACGCATCCCTGGCCGGGGGTTACGGCTACGCGGAACTCAACGCGCTGCTCGGTGCGGATGGTCGCTAG
- the ddaH gene encoding dimethylargininase, whose translation MPSRKALIRRPSPRLAEGLVTHVERRPVDPELALAQWETYAGALREHGWETVEVAPADDCPDGVFIEDTVVMFRNVALIARPGAESRRPETSAVEEMLARLGCSVNWVWGPGTLDGGDVLKVGDTIYVGRGGRTNADGVQQLRAAFEPLGARVIAVPVSKVLHLKSAVTALPDSTVIGYPPLVDSFSHFPHHLQVPEESGAHVVLLGGGKLLMAASAPKTAELFADLGYEPVPVDISEFEKLEGCVTCLSVRLRDLYA comes from the coding sequence GTGCCCAGCAGGAAAGCCCTGATCCGCCGCCCCAGCCCACGTCTCGCCGAGGGGCTGGTCACCCATGTCGAGCGTCGACCCGTCGACCCGGAGCTGGCGCTCGCCCAGTGGGAGACGTACGCCGGGGCACTGCGCGAGCACGGCTGGGAGACCGTAGAGGTGGCGCCGGCCGACGACTGCCCGGACGGGGTGTTCATCGAGGACACCGTGGTGATGTTCCGCAATGTCGCCCTCATCGCCCGCCCTGGCGCGGAGTCCCGGCGGCCGGAGACCTCCGCGGTCGAGGAGATGCTGGCACGGCTCGGCTGCTCGGTGAACTGGGTGTGGGGGCCGGGCACCCTGGACGGCGGCGATGTCCTCAAGGTCGGTGACACGATCTACGTCGGCCGCGGCGGCCGTACGAACGCCGACGGGGTGCAGCAGCTGCGGGCCGCCTTCGAGCCGCTCGGTGCGCGCGTCATAGCCGTCCCGGTGAGCAAGGTCCTGCACCTGAAGTCGGCCGTCACCGCGCTGCCGGACTCCACCGTCATCGGCTACCCGCCCCTGGTCGACAGCTTCTCCCACTTCCCGCACCACCTTCAGGTCCCCGAGGAGTCCGGGGCCCACGTGGTGCTCCTCGGCGGTGGAAAGCTGCTGATGGCGGCAAGCGCGCCGAAGACGGCGGAGCTGTTCGCGGACCTCGGCTACGAGCCCGTACCGGTGGACATCAGCGAGTTCGAAAAGCTCGAAGGCTGTGTGACCTGCCTCTCCGTACGACTGCGCGACCTGTATGCATAG
- a CDS encoding YciI family protein, producing the protein MFVLELTYTAPLERVDELLEAHLEWLDAQYEEGVFIASGRKNPRDGGVILAVGDDRACMERITAADPFVAGEVCTYRITEFIMTRTVPELTPYQQQLPS; encoded by the coding sequence ATGTTCGTACTCGAATTGACCTACACCGCACCCCTCGAGAGGGTCGATGAGCTGCTCGAGGCCCATCTGGAGTGGCTCGACGCCCAGTACGAGGAGGGGGTGTTCATCGCCTCGGGCCGCAAGAACCCGCGCGACGGCGGGGTGATCCTCGCCGTCGGGGACGACCGCGCGTGCATGGAGAGGATCACGGCGGCCGACCCCTTCGTCGCCGGCGAGGTGTGCACGTACCGGATCACGGAGTTCATCATGACCAGGACCGTGCCCGAACTCACCCCCTACCAGCAGCAGTTGCCGTCCTGA
- a CDS encoding SDR family oxidoreductase gives MNDQVTSDDLETFDLTVRRLRALPLGHPLRMRGEEIAASFARESRNKRRKAFRNARSEADAALAASTATGALDRREDAPLEAAADSGAGRGRGAVRYYTRARHCYVCKALYRQVDSFYHRLCPPCAADNTARRALSTDLTGRRVLLTGGRVKIGFQLALMMLRDGAELLVTSRFPDDTLRRFRAAPGSERWLDRITVVAVDLRDPRQVLGLCEQLRSEGRPLDILVNNAAQTIRRPPQSYALLAAGESGVPAPGVLTAPGFAPMAAIEGTGGALALVLEDADEAGLLPDLSPGNSWSARLGSLDPAELLETQLVNALAPTLLADRLLPLLLASPRPRRYIVNVTAVEGRFAVRNKTSGHPHTNMAKAALNMLTRTSAQQLAAEGVHMCSVDTGWITDENPAPRKARIAAAGGRTPLDVVDGAARIYDPIVRGEAGEPLAGVFLKDYREAAW, from the coding sequence ATGAACGACCAGGTCACGAGCGACGATCTCGAGACATTCGACCTGACGGTACGACGGCTGCGCGCCCTGCCTCTGGGGCATCCCCTGCGGATGCGGGGCGAGGAGATCGCCGCATCCTTCGCACGAGAGAGCCGCAACAAGCGCCGCAAGGCCTTCCGGAATGCCCGCTCCGAGGCCGATGCGGCCCTCGCGGCCAGCACCGCGACCGGTGCGCTCGACCGGCGTGAGGACGCCCCGCTCGAAGCGGCGGCGGACTCCGGTGCGGGCCGGGGCCGGGGTGCCGTCAGGTACTACACACGGGCACGGCACTGCTATGTCTGCAAGGCCCTCTATCGACAGGTCGACAGCTTCTACCACCGGCTCTGCCCGCCCTGCGCGGCCGACAACACCGCGCGCCGCGCCCTGTCCACCGACCTCACCGGCCGCCGCGTCCTGCTCACCGGCGGCCGGGTGAAGATCGGGTTCCAGCTGGCGCTCATGATGCTTCGCGACGGCGCCGAGCTGCTCGTGACCAGCCGGTTTCCCGACGACACCCTGCGCCGCTTCCGGGCGGCGCCGGGCAGTGAGCGGTGGCTCGACCGGATCACCGTCGTCGCCGTCGACCTGCGCGACCCGCGCCAGGTGCTCGGACTGTGTGAACAGCTGCGGAGCGAGGGCCGCCCGCTCGACATCCTGGTCAACAACGCGGCCCAGACGATACGCCGGCCACCGCAGTCGTACGCGCTGCTCGCCGCGGGTGAGAGCGGTGTGCCCGCGCCCGGGGTGCTGACCGCGCCCGGGTTCGCGCCGATGGCCGCGATCGAGGGGACGGGCGGTGCGCTCGCCCTCGTACTGGAGGACGCCGACGAGGCCGGACTGCTGCCCGACCTCTCACCCGGCAATTCGTGGTCGGCGCGGCTCGGGTCCCTCGACCCGGCCGAGCTGCTGGAGACCCAGCTGGTCAATGCCCTCGCGCCCACGCTGCTGGCGGACCGGCTGCTGCCGCTGCTGCTCGCCTCGCCGCGGCCGCGCCGGTACATCGTCAATGTGACGGCCGTGGAGGGCCGGTTCGCCGTACGCAACAAGACGTCCGGCCACCCTCACACCAATATGGCCAAGGCGGCCCTGAACATGCTCACCCGCACCAGCGCTCAGCAGCTGGCCGCCGAGGGTGTCCATATGTGCAGCGTCGACACCGGCTGGATCACCGACGAGAACCCGGCGCCGCGCAAGGCGCGTATCGCCGCCGCCGGGGGCCGTACGCCTCTGGACGTGGTCGACGGCGCGGCGCGGATCTACGACCCGATCGTTCGTGGCGAGGCGGGCGAGCCGCTGGCCGGTGTGTTCCTCAAGGACTACCGGGAGGCGGCGTGGTGA
- a CDS encoding ABC-F family ATP-binding cassette domain-containing protein: MTTSPTHITCSSLSFAWPDGTSVFDGFHMAVGPGRTGLIGLNGSGKSTLLRLMAGDLAPTGGAVRALGEIGYLPQNLVLDTALRVDEVLGIAAKRAALHAIEAGDPSDEHFTAIGDDWDVEERAHATLEQLGLGHIGLDRTIGEVSGGEGVLLRLAALLLARPRILLLDEPTNNLDLYARQRLYDAVAGWSGVMVVVSHDRRLLDLVDQIAELRDGEVSWYGGNFTAYERVVAVEQEAAERMVRVAEADVQRQRRELVDAHVKLARRKRYGQKMWDSKREPKIVMGARKRAAQESAGKHRIMHTERLADAKERLGEAVDAVRDDDEIRIELPFTKVHPGRGVLRLSDLRLPYGAEVRGELEVRGPERVALVGRNGAGKTTLLRTIAGELTPLAGTAVAEVPLRFLPQRLDVLDDGLSIAQNVARFAPEATDNRIRARLAHFLFRGARADQPAGTLSGGERFRAALAALLLAEPAPQLLMLDEPTNNLDMASVRRLTAALESYEGALIVASHDVTFLESIGITRWLLLDGALRPTTAEGVREGLRER; this comes from the coding sequence ATGACCACCTCCCCCACGCATATCACCTGCTCCTCACTGAGCTTCGCCTGGCCGGACGGCACGAGCGTCTTCGACGGCTTCCACATGGCGGTCGGCCCGGGCCGTACCGGGCTCATCGGCCTCAACGGATCAGGGAAGTCGACCCTGTTGAGGCTGATGGCAGGCGACCTCGCACCGACCGGCGGAGCGGTACGCGCTCTCGGCGAGATCGGCTACCTCCCGCAGAATCTGGTGCTCGACACCGCGCTACGGGTGGACGAGGTGCTCGGCATCGCCGCGAAGCGTGCCGCCCTGCACGCCATCGAGGCCGGTGACCCGAGCGACGAGCATTTCACCGCGATCGGCGACGACTGGGATGTCGAGGAGCGCGCACACGCCACGCTCGAACAGCTGGGCCTCGGACACATCGGCCTCGACCGCACCATCGGGGAGGTCTCGGGCGGTGAGGGCGTGCTGCTCCGGCTGGCGGCCCTGCTGCTCGCCCGCCCACGGATACTGCTGCTCGACGAACCGACCAACAACCTTGATCTGTACGCCCGTCAGCGGCTCTACGACGCGGTGGCCGGCTGGTCGGGCGTGATGGTCGTCGTCAGTCACGACCGCCGGCTGCTCGACCTCGTCGACCAGATCGCCGAGCTGCGCGACGGCGAAGTGAGCTGGTACGGAGGCAACTTCACCGCGTACGAGCGAGTGGTCGCGGTCGAGCAGGAGGCCGCGGAGCGCATGGTGCGCGTCGCCGAGGCCGACGTACAGCGCCAGAGGCGCGAACTGGTCGACGCGCACGTCAAGTTGGCCCGCCGCAAGCGGTACGGCCAGAAGATGTGGGACTCCAAGCGGGAGCCGAAGATCGTGATGGGTGCGCGGAAGAGGGCCGCACAGGAGTCCGCGGGCAAGCACCGCATCATGCACACGGAGCGGCTCGCCGATGCGAAGGAGCGGCTGGGCGAGGCCGTGGACGCGGTGCGCGACGACGACGAGATCCGTATCGAGCTGCCGTTCACCAAGGTCCATCCCGGCCGCGGCGTACTGCGGCTGAGTGATCTCCGGCTGCCGTACGGGGCCGAGGTGCGCGGCGAGCTGGAGGTGCGCGGCCCGGAGCGCGTCGCGCTCGTCGGCCGCAACGGCGCGGGCAAGACCACCCTGCTGCGGACGATCGCCGGTGAGCTGACGCCGCTCGCGGGCACTGCGGTGGCCGAGGTGCCGTTGCGTTTCCTGCCGCAGCGGCTCGATGTGCTCGACGACGGGCTGAGCATCGCGCAGAACGTGGCACGGTTCGCTCCCGAGGCCACGGACAACCGGATCAGGGCGCGCCTGGCGCACTTCCTGTTCCGGGGCGCACGGGCCGATCAGCCGGCCGGAACCCTGTCGGGCGGCGAGCGCTTCCGTGCGGCGCTGGCCGCGCTGCTGCTCGCCGAACCGGCGCCGCAGCTGCTGATGCTCGACGAACCGACGAACAACCTGGACATGGCGAGCGTGCGCAGGCTGACTGCGGCGCTGGAGTCGTACGAGGGCGCGCTGATCGTGGCGAGCCACGACGTGACGTTCCTGGAGTCGATCGGCATCACGCGCTGGCTGCTGCTGGACGGCGCGCTGCGCCCGACGACGGCGGAGGGGGTGCGGGAAGGCCTGCGGGAGCGGTGA
- a CDS encoding saccharopine dehydrogenase family protein: protein MNSQNGTGRAQRPYDIVLFGATGFVGVLTAEYLARHAPDSCRWAIAGRNRVKLEQLRERLAALDPRCADLALIVADADDHEALRELAESTHVVATTVGPYVWYGEGLVSACAEAGTHYADLTGEPEFVDLMFVRHDARARETGARIVHACGFDSVPHDLGAYFTVRQLPEGVPLAVDGFVRSNAMFSGGTMASALTAMGRPRQSARAAQERRLHEPRLVGRRARAPLGAPRFSRETGAWALPLPTIDGQIVARSARALERYGPDFRYRHYAAVKSLPMALGGPAAVGAGVALAQIPAARRWLMDRYEPGEGPSEKRRARSWFTVRFVGEGGGRRVFTEVAGGDPGYDETAKMLAESAMCLAFDDLPKTAGQVTTTVAMGDALLERLRAAGITFRVADAR from the coding sequence TTGAACAGCCAGAACGGGACCGGTCGCGCGCAGCGCCCGTACGACATCGTGCTCTTCGGAGCCACGGGATTCGTCGGTGTGCTGACCGCCGAGTACCTCGCGCGGCACGCGCCCGACAGCTGCCGCTGGGCGATAGCGGGGCGCAATCGGGTGAAGCTGGAGCAGCTGCGCGAACGGCTGGCCGCTCTCGATCCGCGCTGCGCCGATCTCGCCCTGATCGTGGCGGACGCGGACGACCACGAGGCGCTGCGGGAGCTCGCGGAGTCCACCCATGTCGTCGCCACCACGGTCGGCCCCTATGTCTGGTACGGCGAGGGCCTGGTCTCGGCGTGCGCCGAGGCCGGGACCCACTACGCGGACCTGACCGGTGAGCCGGAGTTCGTGGACCTGATGTTCGTCCGGCACGACGCCCGGGCCCGGGAGACCGGTGCCCGGATCGTCCATGCCTGCGGCTTCGACTCGGTGCCGCACGATCTCGGCGCGTACTTCACCGTGCGGCAGCTGCCCGAGGGCGTGCCGCTGGCCGTCGACGGATTCGTCCGGTCGAACGCCATGTTCTCCGGCGGCACCATGGCGTCCGCGCTCACCGCCATGGGCCGGCCCCGCCAGTCGGCACGCGCGGCGCAGGAGCGCCGGCTGCACGAGCCGCGCCTGGTCGGGCGGCGGGCGCGGGCACCGCTCGGCGCGCCGCGCTTCAGCCGCGAGACCGGTGCGTGGGCGCTGCCGCTGCCGACGATCGACGGGCAGATCGTGGCGCGCTCGGCCCGTGCGCTGGAGCGCTACGGCCCCGACTTCCGCTACCGGCACTACGCGGCGGTCAAGTCCCTGCCGATGGCGCTGGGCGGCCCGGCGGCCGTGGGCGCGGGCGTGGCGCTCGCCCAGATCCCGGCCGCCCGGCGCTGGCTGATGGACCGTTACGAGCCGGGCGAAGGACCGAGCGAGAAGCGACGCGCGCGGAGCTGGTTCACGGTCCGCTTCGTGGGCGAGGGCGGCGGGCGCCGGGTCTTCACCGAGGTCGCAGGAGGCGACCCGGGCTACGACGAGACGGCGAAGATGCTCGCCGAGTCGGCGATGTGTCTGGCCTTCGACGACCTGCCGAAGACCGCGGGACAGGTGACGACGACGGTGGCGATGGGCGACGCGCTGCTGGAGCGGCTGCGAGCGGCGGGGATCACGTTCCGCGTGGCGGACGCGCGGTAG
- a CDS encoding SsgA family sporulation/cell division regulator yields the protein MSTVIEQGVQARLVASAPLMESIPVTLRYDREDPFAVRLDFPAPATLEGEDISWAFSRELLAAGVHEPAGVGDVRVRPYGYDRTVLEFHAPEGMAMVHIRTGELRRFLKRVQGLVPSGHEHLYLDLDRDLTELLRDPC from the coding sequence TTGTCCACCGTCATCGAGCAGGGCGTCCAGGCCCGCCTGGTCGCCTCGGCACCCCTGATGGAGTCCATCCCGGTGACCTTGCGCTACGACCGGGAGGACCCCTTCGCCGTACGGCTGGACTTCCCGGCGCCCGCCACGCTCGAGGGTGAGGACATCTCGTGGGCGTTCTCCCGCGAGCTGCTGGCCGCGGGCGTCCACGAACCGGCCGGTGTCGGGGACGTTCGCGTGCGGCCCTACGGCTATGACCGTACGGTGCTGGAGTTCCATGCCCCCGAAGGCATGGCGATGGTGCACATCCGCACGGGCGAGCTGCGCCGCTTCCTCAAGCGCGTGCAGGGGCTGGTCCCGTCCGGGCACGAGCATCTGTATCTGGATCTCGACCGCGATCTGACCGAGCTGCTGCGCGACCCCTGCTGA
- a CDS encoding acyl-ACP desaturase: MTITSPHLGSSEAWTDARLLYALEEVVEKELNRHLKVAKDWMPHEYVPFSDGRNFPGFFEDGVAWQPDHSKVTDIGKIALVVNLLTEDNLPSYHHEIASLFGRDGAWGTWVHRWTAEEGRHGIVMRDYLLTSRAVDPDKLEQFRMAHMSEGFESDNRHSMLHSVAYVAFQELATRVSHRNTGHQSGDPVCDRMLARIATDENLHMVFYRNLLGAAFEIAPDLTMQAVRDVVVNFRMPGHGMPGFERAAAQMAIGEIYNLRIHHDDVLQPVLRFLKVMEIDGLGPEGQQAQDELGLYMDGLNSEALKFDAKLEARKARLAARAAR, encoded by the coding sequence GTGACGATCACCTCTCCCCACCTCGGCAGCTCGGAAGCGTGGACCGACGCCCGGCTGCTGTACGCGCTGGAGGAGGTGGTGGAGAAGGAGCTCAACCGCCATCTCAAGGTTGCCAAGGACTGGATGCCGCACGAGTACGTACCCTTCTCCGACGGCCGCAACTTCCCCGGCTTCTTCGAGGACGGCGTGGCCTGGCAGCCCGACCACTCCAAGGTCACCGACATCGGCAAGATCGCGCTGGTGGTCAATCTCCTGACCGAGGACAACCTCCCCAGCTACCACCATGAGATCGCCTCGCTCTTCGGACGGGACGGCGCATGGGGCACGTGGGTGCACCGCTGGACCGCGGAGGAGGGCCGGCACGGCATCGTGATGCGTGACTACCTGCTCACCTCGCGCGCCGTCGACCCGGACAAGCTCGAGCAGTTCCGGATGGCCCACATGTCCGAGGGCTTCGAGTCGGACAACCGGCACTCGATGCTGCACTCGGTCGCGTACGTGGCCTTCCAGGAGCTCGCCACCCGGGTCTCGCACCGCAACACCGGACATCAGTCGGGCGACCCGGTCTGCGACCGGATGCTGGCGCGTATCGCGACCGACGAGAACCTGCACATGGTCTTCTACCGCAATCTGCTGGGCGCGGCCTTCGAGATCGCCCCCGACCTCACCATGCAGGCCGTGCGCGATGTCGTCGTGAACTTCCGGATGCCCGGGCACGGCATGCCCGGCTTCGAGCGGGCGGCCGCGCAGATGGCGATCGGCGAGATCTACAACCTGCGCATCCACCACGACGACGTGCTGCAGCCGGTGCTGCGCTTCCTCAAGGTCATGGAGATCGACGGGCTCGGCCCCGAGGGGCAGCAGGCTCAGGACGAGCTCGGCCTCTACATGGACGGGCTGAACTCCGAGGCCCTCAAGTTCGACGCGAAGCTCGAGGCCCGCAAGGCGCGACTGGCCGCGCGCGCGGCCCGCTGA
- a CDS encoding endonuclease V, with product MKIVEAPAGWPMTEAAALAVQDELRTRVVLDEPGPPPGTGLVTGVDVAYDDERDIVAAAAVVLDAATLTVVDEATAIGRVTFPYVPGLLAFREIPTVLAALDALTAGPGLVVCDGYGRAHPRRFGLASHLGVLTGLPTIGVAKNPFVFTYGEPGSGRGDFAPLLADDAEEVGRALRTQNGVKPVFVSAGHRVTLANACAHTLHLAPDYRIPETTRRADSLCRRALREATSA from the coding sequence ATGAAGATCGTCGAAGCGCCCGCCGGCTGGCCCATGACCGAAGCGGCTGCCCTGGCCGTCCAGGACGAACTGCGAACCCGAGTCGTCCTGGACGAGCCCGGCCCGCCGCCCGGCACCGGACTCGTGACCGGCGTCGATGTGGCGTACGACGACGAACGCGACATCGTCGCTGCCGCGGCCGTCGTCCTGGACGCCGCGACGCTCACGGTCGTGGACGAGGCCACCGCGATCGGCCGTGTCACCTTCCCCTACGTCCCCGGGCTGCTGGCCTTCCGTGAGATCCCGACGGTGCTGGCCGCGCTGGACGCCCTCACGGCCGGTCCCGGACTGGTCGTCTGCGACGGTTACGGCCGGGCGCACCCGCGGCGCTTCGGGCTCGCCAGCCACCTCGGAGTGCTCACCGGCCTGCCGACCATCGGCGTCGCGAAGAACCCGTTCGTCTTCACCTACGGCGAACCGGGCAGCGGGCGCGGCGACTTCGCCCCGCTGCTGGCGGACGACGCCGAGGAGGTCGGCCGGGCGCTGCGCACCCAGAACGGCGTCAAGCCGGTCTTCGTCTCCGCCGGCCACCGGGTGACCCTGGCGAACGCATGCGCCCACACCCTGCACCTGGCCCCCGACTACCGCATCCCGGAGACCACTCGCCGCGCGGATTCCCTGTGCCGTCGCGCGCTGCGGGAGGCCACGTCGGCGTGA
- a CDS encoding WD40/YVTN/BNR-like repeat-containing protein produces the protein MTSKGKTGRAVSLGLCTVVAAAVLAAPAQALPVEHLTTGQGGAPAWNVKDTGTDARFRGLAPVSRRIAWVAGSKGKVLRTVDGGRSWLDVSPPGAAELQFRDIEAFDARRAVVLAIGEGEASRVFRTDDGGATWTESFRNDDPRAFYDCITFFDSRHGLAMSDPVDGKYRILSTGDGGKSWKVLPDDGMPAALPGEAGFAASGQCLVSSGPKDVWLATGGGATARVLHSADRGLHWSATESTIPAGDPARGVFALAFQGRGHGLAVGGDYRPDQASPQAAAVTDDGGRSWRQSTTPPPAYRSGVAWLPRSRTAALAVGPTGTDLTVDAGRTWRTVDTGSFDTVDCTPDFGCWAAGEKGRVARLEF, from the coding sequence ATGACATCCAAGGGGAAGACGGGACGAGCGGTTTCGCTGGGGCTGTGCACGGTTGTTGCGGCAGCAGTGCTGGCCGCGCCGGCTCAGGCATTACCGGTGGAGCACCTGACGACCGGGCAGGGCGGTGCCCCGGCCTGGAACGTGAAGGACACCGGGACCGACGCGCGCTTTCGCGGACTCGCGCCCGTCAGCCGCAGGATCGCGTGGGTGGCGGGGTCCAAGGGAAAGGTGCTGCGCACAGTGGACGGGGGCCGCAGCTGGCTCGATGTCTCGCCGCCGGGCGCGGCCGAGCTCCAGTTCCGTGACATCGAGGCGTTCGACGCAAGGCGCGCGGTGGTGCTGGCCATCGGGGAGGGGGAGGCGTCCCGGGTGTTCCGTACCGACGACGGCGGGGCGACCTGGACCGAGTCGTTCCGTAACGACGACCCGAGAGCGTTCTACGACTGCATCACCTTCTTCGACAGCCGGCACGGGCTCGCCATGAGCGATCCGGTGGACGGCAAGTACCGGATCCTGTCGACCGGCGACGGCGGCAAGTCGTGGAAGGTGCTGCCCGACGACGGGATGCCGGCGGCGCTGCCCGGCGAGGCGGGCTTCGCCGCCAGTGGCCAGTGCCTGGTGAGCTCGGGGCCCAAGGACGTCTGGCTGGCGACCGGCGGCGGGGCGACCGCCCGGGTGCTCCACTCCGCCGACCGCGGCCTGCACTGGAGCGCCACCGAATCCACGATCCCGGCCGGGGACCCGGCGCGCGGCGTCTTCGCCCTCGCGTTCCAGGGCCGCGGGCACGGCCTCGCGGTCGGCGGCGACTACCGCCCCGACCAGGCGTCCCCGCAGGCCGCCGCGGTCACGGACGACGGCGGCCGTAGCTGGCGGCAGTCCACGACGCCGCCGCCCGCGTACCGCTCGGGGGTGGCGTGGCTGCCGCGCAGCAGGACGGCTGCGCTCGCGGTCGGGCCGACGGGCACCGATCTGACGGTCGACGCCGGGCGCACCTGGCGCACCGTCGACACCGGCTCGTTCGACACGGTCGACTGCACACCCGACTTCGGCTGCTGGGCCGCCGGCGAGAAGGGCCGCGTGGCGCGCCTGGAATTCTGA